CCATCAATGAAACCAAGTTAGTGTTTGTGTGGCAACTGGCAACAATGTAAATCAACCCTTTTATAAATCTTGTAACATTTCATTTCCATCTTCAAGCCAGTTtaacaaatgataaaaaaaacttttaataaatgtAATATAAATTACATATGCAAACAATTTTGCCCTGGATTATTTGATATAAACTTTCGCTTCGATTATTTTAATGTATGTCGTGGCAGAAATACTGGTTTAAACACTTTCTTAGTTTCCTTGAGATTTGCTGTCGATTTATTGGTGCTGATTAATTAGCACAACTAAAAATATTGGCATTGCATTCTatgaattgaaaaaaattgaaacatagTATGTCAGAGAATGAGAGACTGAgtttgtgtgtgtgtgtgtgtgtgtgtgtacaCTGCCGATAGCATTTTAAAGCCAAGATATCTGTTGCTTGTGGTTGTTGTTAGATCTAACAAATAATTCCTCAGTATAGGTCCACTTGTATAATGTTATGACTGGTATGTGCATACAACATAAAATTAGTTTATAAGTTTAGATTCAAGGGTGTTTTTTAAATCTAGAGAAATAATTTGACTCTTAACATACTTCATATAATACGCCAGTGCAATGCCAATGTTTTCTTCCATTTTACAACTGATCGCTTGCCCAGTATAGCTAAAGCTTATGTTGCATACATTAAAGTAAATGCAGTTTTTATAATCTTTCTGACAATGATTGATGTTACTGATATGTTGCAAAAGGGTCTAGCTGTTGGAAATGGCTTGAGCAGTTCACAACTCAATGATGACTcattagtactttttgcatactATCATGGTCTTTTCGGTTCCACGTAAGTTTTCTTCACCCTAGGAtaattgcaattgttttaaaaagacTTTCAAATACTTaccttgttttttttacttacACCAGACTTCAAAGTGAACTTATCACTTACTGCTGCAATGGGACTAGTTTAGCAAGGGAAACGTGTCAGTTTTCAAAGAGTGAAATTGGTGACTGTCAGGATGCTGTAAGTTTATAATTATCAAGTGAGACATACAcacaatgataataattaataactgGTCATGTCTGTGCATTGCTTcttcatattatatttttctttattcttGGTTTGTCATTAAGCAGAATACAAAgtatatttataaattatgcttgtgtaaataaataaatacacatatttattattatgtttattgtgtatCATTTTAGGTTGAAGAGGTCATGCAGTATGTGTACAACTCAGGTCTGAACACATATGCTCTTTACCTAGATTGCTATGGTGGTGATGATAATGCAATTGCACAGCGTTATCGCCATGATATGAACATGTTGTTTCGAAATTTGAGTCCAGAAAGGCGGGCAAAGATTTTCAATAGAAAGGTATACACCCTATTTTGACCTCATTGTACTTGTAAACATAATGTGCTTTTTAGCATATTCTCATAATACATTAGCATACATGCCATGTACAgagaaaatatgaaaatctcacaaaatactttatgGAGTTAGTAGGTTTGTTCAATTAACCTAAAAAGATACTTGCGACTGGTGCAGCCCCCCACCCCATGGATCTTAACGTCCATGtgaataaatatatttttggcCTGATAATAGATTATGTTATGCTGTGCTGATGTCATGAGAGTACACTGTACAGAAATGTATGTGTTGCGGTACCAGACTGTAAGCTTTTTTATAACAATATgtctaataagcattttttttaaaaccttgCATTTTACATTCGCATGACTGTTCTGTAACCTTATACAACCTTACCTAAGTACCGGTACGTGGTGATAAAAACTGCACCAAAGCAGTAAAAGATGTGTTCAAAAGTGAAAATGCAGTTCAAAGTACCAACTGGCAACGGTGTAGTTATGATGGTAATGAAAGACGTTACTAATGCACAAACTTTACATTGCCATACTGTACCAGCGactataaaaatgcaataaaatctATGAATTGTTCAAACTAGTCATGTGAGTTTGGATCACAAAACCCTTAACATACATTGATCAAGCTAACATTGAAATCACATTGTCGTTTGCTGGTGCTTCAACACATTTGTCCAGAATTTTAAATCATTCTTTTCAGTAGTAAAAGCAATAGTTACAGTAATTTCAAAGCACATAAAACAGTAGATGCAGTggaatgcaaaatttttgattaCCCAAAGTAAGTTAACAGACCAAGGTAAAATTCCTATTTATTAATATCACTCAAACTTTGCATAACTCAGTAGTAGTAGTATAATGAGTGCCTTCAGCTATCGGTTAGTGAGCTTTAACTGTTCATATTACCTCAACTTTCATTGCGCAATTCAATGCACGTTTTTATGACACTTTCACATATCCAGCCATGTTGATGTGTAACGTATATTTTCAGCGAGAAGAATTTTCACCATAGGCTCCTATACCGCATCCTATAGTGAATGGTTTGTTGCTGTGTAATTGCGCATGCCCTTAGCAAAAAAATTCTTCGCCTTAAGATCGTATACCGCTGACAGCTAGAAACTTCGGACAAACTTGTTGTGTACCTTGCAGTTCACTTTTAGGTAACTAAGAATAGAGCTGACTACGCTTAAACATTATGTGTCGAAGTTCAAAATTCAAGTTCATTTTGCTCTACTCTTATACAACAACATGGTACGAGGCGAATGAAACTAACAAACAGTTGGACATCATACTCagattaatttcaaatttttgcgAGAAATTTTACTTGCTTTCATGAACGGCGAGTAAAGTTTGCTGACTGGCCAACATTTCACGACTTCGATAGGGCCGGATGCAAATGAAAATGCTAAAAGATCTTAAAAGCATTGAGAGCACTGGAATCACGTAATAAATACAAAAGGTTGTACCACACGATACATCGTAGGAACGCATTGTTCATGCAATATAAGCACATGTTCGGAAACAAGTTGTGCTCGTGCAGGAACGCGTCGCAAATACAATAGAATATAATAAATAGTATTCTTACGTATAAACACGCAACACCAGTCGGAAAGTGCGAGTATGCAACAAGTTTTTTGCATGTCTGTTTAGTGTACTGTATATGCCGCTGTGTGGTTTTTGCTCGGTGATGAAGTTAAATGTGGTTTTGAAGAATATGTGCATGCTAATATATGTCAAGTCAACTTGatagtgtttgtttttttacttacTGACTTTTCTGCTTTGTAAAAGTTACAAAGCAGACAACCGCACGTTGGTCTGAGGTTGACACCACCTTGCATCAACGCCACTGCTGTTACAACTTGGCTGAATCGTGAAGACGTCAGAACTGCGCTTCACATTGAGAAGTCCTTGAAGAAATGGGCTGTGTGCAGGTAATGTTTGGAGCTAAAGTCAATCAATTTTATTAAGATATTTATCTGCTGCtgtggaaatttttttgtaaaactttttccatttttaaatgtttctcATACTTTTGGTTTGTAAATttatcttcattttttattaacaaatttactctctaaatttttgttgtagcGAAGTCGTTTCAGCGACATATGGCCGAATTTACAATGACATGACACCGCAATACAATCAGTTGCTGAAAGACAATAATCTCAGCATATTGATTTATAACGGCGACACCGACATGGCCTGCAACTTTCTCGGCGACGAGTGGTTCGTGGACGACTTGGGCATAAAATCGACCCGTTCTCACGTCCCCTGGTATGTTGACGGCCAGGTAGCTGGATTTGTGAAGGTTTTTGACAAGCTGACTTACACAACAATTCGAGTGAGTTTTTTTCTGGCTTGATTACTTTGGAGCTTTTGATCTAACAAGCATTTACAAATCACATCCAAGGGGTAGAAAATGATAGTATAcagcatatatatatttatacgGATTATAATGTAATATATTTATACGGATCATAATGCGCGTTCTACTGTAGTACTCAAGTAGGTTAACACTCAACCCACGattaaaacaactttgatTTGAAGTTGCTAATACAAGTGTAGTTCTTGATGTTAACTAGTGGTAATCTATTAATATGTTTTGATTTCAGGGTGCTGGTCACATGGTTCCGCAGTGGGCCCCCAAATACGCCTTTGTTAtgtttgaaaagtttatcCACAAGAAACCTTTTAATAACTAAAGCCATCTATGCATTTCATAGGATCTCGAAATCACCGCTATACGTTTTTCACAAATATGCATAAGCTCGTGTGGTGTGATGATTACAGTGTTATCATGATGCTTGGTTTTagcattttaaagttttaagtgTTTGGAAATTACGAGCTTAGTCATCTTTACACGAGAGCCTTGACCGCGTTATCGTTACTTTACtgtattaaatttttcatatcCGATTTCGCATGCAACGTTATACTTTGATGATTTGTTCACTGTTTTAAACACTTTTATGTCTTTATGAGATTGATCGGCTTTTAATTCAATGTACTCAAAAATCAGTATACGGCGTTACAATCAGATAGCATACTTCAGAGTAATAAAACTACGACCTCGCTACTAGCGTGTGCTGTTTTATTCTCGTCAAGATGGTGCGTATCAATGGATGGCAATAAGATATTTGAGTTGGTTTGTATAGGAAAGGCAACACGTAGAATTCATAGATTATAGATGCAAATCAGGATTTAGCACTGGTTGATTCGAGATCAAATATGAATCTCGTCCACTGAAATAATCCTCCAATTAATTTAGAGTAATTGTTTGAATGTAGGCCTAGTTGAAATCACTACTGTGAAGAGCTTGCCATGTGTCAATTGGCATCGGACACTTTATGCTCCGACCAAAAACTTTGTGCATAAATTGACAGACCTTCTATTTGCTATATTTTGTACTCTTGCTAGCATTCGGGGATTTTCCAAAGAACCACTAAATCTGAGCAAACGTTATGGTTTTTTTCTCCACAAAAATATCCCGAATTGGAGTACATACTCGCAGCGAATTTAACCTGTGAAGGCTGTGATAGACAGGCGATGAAGTCTCTTATGACTAGTCTCGATGGCTCTAAAatttagagcagtggttctcaaccttctgatcttggcggacccctgaagtttaagcaaactaagggttctgagactgcacttaaatgtttctttgcttagttttacttaatagtcttggtgcacaactgcgctattcattcaaaataacatcaaactatgcggatatttttacttaaaatcactgtatccagctgtcttctcgtataatccgcaatctagtgcatcacaataggccttccctgcgggtgataaatcttaataagcttttgtattgtcccatcacaataggcaattaagcaaatgttcaagcctatttcaaaaagcaatgataaacagcaaaaaaattttaaaaactcgtactttatgttgcaaatttcgaagttctcacggaccaactgaaaacgtttcgcggacccccaggggtccgcggaccaccggttgagaaccactgatttagAGCCTAAATGGTCAACTCCTGCATGCGCAAGCCTACATCGCCACCAAACGGATGTTTCAGCGGTTATGTATACGCCGCTCTGCGAGACGCTGTTGCAACGTCAAGCTTGAAAATGCGATTGCGTTTGGCTTTATAATACTCAACATAGAGAACAAAACAAAGCTAAGAGGAGTATTAATTGAAGGATTTCGACTGTTATTTTCAGCATCAGCGCAATGAAGTtaaatatcagacttaatggaaTCTTAAACATAcacaacaaaatatatacaaagaATTTAAGGTTTCACAACAAATTTGGTCTTACTACTTTTAATCCAACTTATTTAATTTAGTATGTTGTAAACAGATGAGAATTATATTGGAGATCTATGAAATGTGgaatgtttcaatgtttcaATCAAAACAGTTTTGTGGTCAAGAAACAACCTTCTTCTTAATAGTGGTGCCGAATCCGAATAACTAACTTCGCATGAACATTGACCATTTTGGGTATTTTGACGAATTCAAGTTTAATTGTAGGCAGATTCGAGTCAAAtcctttatttttataaagtaaaaaatcaacagCATTAGCAGTTGCCTATACTGACATGATTGATAAGAAGAAGAGCGCTTGCCAAAAGTTTTAGTATTGGCGTATCGACGCAAAACGTATTGATTTCTTTGATCGACCAACATATAACAGGTTTAAGCATGGTTATCTTGCATATGGAGAATAGGTTGCTTTGAACAACAATTAAGTAGATTCGGATTTGAACGAATATCAAAAtagaatatttgttttttaaatcttacCCCATCCCAAGGATTAATTTGGCACATTTCTACAAATGGCcgaaatttcaattttatactGGCCCATTTCTGGAATCTATGTCTTTAAatgataaatttcaaaaaataatggcTTTTATGAATCCATTACCTCTTTGAGATATGTGAAAGGATAAAAGGTTTACACAAGCATAGCAAATTATTTGTATATCTTTAGTGTTCATATTTAGTCAATAATTAAGAATTCAGATTAAAGTTTCGATTAAGGTAGTTAATGTACTGTAAAGCTACTGTTGTATCTAAAAAATTATGTAACGTTTCTGTGCGGGGAGTACAGTCAAGGCTAGGCTGCCTCATGAGAAGGGCAAACTGCCATATATGTTACGTACATAGCAAAGCCAAATAGAGCTCTGCTCCCGTAACTAGATCACGAGaccatttttatgtttagcTGTAACATAGCCTGTAACAGGTCATGGAGAATACAAATTTGTTCAAAGGCGCTTACTGCTGAAATTAATCATTTACCAGCTTGGTCACTGAGAAAACATCAATTCTTTTGCAACGGCAATGTAATTCTGTGCACTTGATGTAAACGGATTGGAATATACTTTGGAAGAAACTTTCAGTTGTTCGGGTCTCTCGTTTTGGCCTGAAGAGAAATgttaagcaaagaaaaaatgttcaaaataaGATGATGCAAATATGACGAGATGTTGTCTTGTCGAAACATTCACTTGCTGAAAGTTTGCCATAAACGCACGTCAGAGTCAGGTTTATTCTCATCTGGCCTTATTGTGCaaggattttattttaaagttgttcTGCAGTATTGCGTTTAAGACACATGTATGACGCTGAGAAAAGCTTTTTTATCACTTGTTTTAACATAAGTTGCAAAGGTTATGATGAACGAAGGTAAAAGCACAGAAACGAAagtgttatttattttaaagagtAGCCTACTTGTAAACTTTATTCTGAAAACAAACGAATGAAcaatgatgacgtcaaaaaGCATTTAAGTATTAAACGGAGTTTTGAagtttgaaaagaaatattttatgttggTTAGCCTATGACCCTGCGTAGGCTTACAACAAGTTATTCATTATGAGAACGATTTTTGTTGGTGCTAACCATTAGCCCACATTATACTATTGTGTATTTATACAAGGCGTATTTCCaacacaataacaaaaattgcTCTTATGCAAATTCCGCGAAATTCTATAATAAAGCGAAAGCATATTTAGAAAACTTTAACTGcatgtttgtttgctttattgtCTAAGTTTGCAGTTTTCGTCATTATTATTTCTTGGAAATTTTGCTTATATCCAAGCAAATTAAACTATTGTAGCGTTGGAaagttattttcaatttttttgctgtAATTTACTCTGATGAAGCTCACCCGTATATGTCAGACGTCAACGGAATGTTGGCTATAAAGAAATCATACAACAGAAAAGGAgcttttgttattattatcagCTTACATTGTTTGACAACAGATACTGTCCTTCAGAAGATaggtttttatgttttttcaatGACATGGAAggtagaaaatttttattggacTAAGTTTAAAATGGCTTAAATAATTCTGTCAAAAGAAtaactttgtgttttttttatataattttttgctgtCGACTTTTACTGATAGGGTGTTAGTTTAATTCCAGTAAAATGTTCGACTATGTTCCACTGATGACATTTATGAGCCCCGTCCTAAATATCTCCACCAATATCAGAAACCATAAAATTCTAGAAATAAATCTGGTTACTGTATAACAAAAATCTGGTGAATTATTTTACATCACTTCTTACTTTTCTACGTTGCTTGTAGATTTAACTTAGGTTGTTttagaacaaacaaaattaaaattaccaaaaaatgaaaaccgAAGATTCAATCGAGGGTACAAGGTTTACTAGCAAAAGAGAAACACCACCTCCGTCTTACGATTCACTCAACGAAGCTGTTGAAGTCAAAGTTATTAGCAAAGGGAAGTACAACAATGAAAAAGAGTAAGtaatattaaaatgttttgatttctAAATTCATTTTGTAATTGGAAAACAATTTAGGGGAATACCcgtaacaaaaacattaaatttcgATAATGCCGATAATATTTATGTTACGTCCCTAACATAATATAAGATGTGGACTCATCTTAAACTTCAGCGAAGAGCCTTGAGTCGATTTACTTTTTAGTcgctttgaaaaatttgtttacgATTATTTGTTCTCATCTTTAAagtatttcttttaaattgaCTTCtctttgtaatatttttgataataacCAGAGATTGGAAAACGTCTTTTTCGCCTTCAATGCGAATGTAAAAATGTTACCAGCCTAGCATCGGCAAGGCCACCACGGCCACCAATCCCAAATTACAAATATATGATTTAAACACATTACTCTAAAGTCTAAAGTGTAAGTTGAGCTGATAGCTTGGTAGGACATAAGCCTTTTGACACAAGTCAACCACCTAGATGTAAGTAGTAAAAAACCAAAACATGTTGTGTTAATgacaatttataataaagaaGCAAACAGTTGAATTGAAACAAAGAAGCAACCTCTACATACACGATCTGTCACCAAAACTATTTTCTAGTCTGGCACATCATTAGTTAAGAAACAAACTATCTTAGAGCTTGCCATTTATATTTTCCTTGGAAAACATCAAAGACATTTAACTTTTAACAATTGTGCTAAGTAATAAGATATAGTCATATTCGATTTAAATGGCTTCACCTAGCTACACTGCAATATTATAGCAATTTTGAACAATGTTTTACTtgattaaacttgttttttagattTGTTTGTCATGCTAATCttgcaattgtttgtttttaaattgtagCAAACATTATGGTGCCTCCACTTCCAGTGCCAGCAGCAGTAGTGGAGATGaagatgaaaagaaaaaggagCCAGAACCAACGCTTAATTATTACCAAATAGTAAGATAAAATTGTGTATTTTGCATGTCGGTTGGCATGTTACACTGGTAACTGgatcaaaaaacaaagaagtaaatcaactttttgtggaATAAACTTAGTATCTCCAATCTGTCACTTTTTTGACCATTCTTTTGACTCCAACTTACAAATTCTTATAAAACTGCTACTTTGTTAACGTATCTAACCCTTCTATGATAGTTTCGTTATGCGGACAACATGGATCTTTTCTTGCTCATCGTTGGGACAGTAGCGGCCGCTGCTCATGGGGCTGCTTTACCGgtcatgtttattttgttcgGAGACATGACAAATTCATTTGTTGATTATGGAAAATATGAGCCATGTAATTTTACTTGGACACT
The Clavelina lepadiformis chromosome 4, kaClaLepa1.1, whole genome shotgun sequence DNA segment above includes these coding regions:
- the LOC143451474 gene encoding lysosomal protective protein-like, with product MKIFLLLLNAFAVLAAKSDDLITNLPGLSQLPSYKMYSGYLDATSQRHFHYWFVESQSDPANDPVVLWLNGGPGCSSLDGLLSENGPLHVNDDGATLYNNPYSWNKIANVLYLESPAGVGYSYDETGNVKTDDDQVSLENYQALQDFFKKFPEFLKNPFFITGESYGGIYVPTLSVRIVQGTSNINFQGLAVGNGLSSSQLNDDSLVLFAYYHGLFGSTLQSELITYCCNGTSLARETCQFSKSEIGDCQDAVEEVMQYVYNSGLNTYALYLDCYGGDDNAIAQRYRHDMNMLFRNLSPERRAKIFNRKLQSRQPHVGLRLTPPCINATAVTTWLNREDVRTALHIEKSLKKWAVCSEVVSATYGRIYNDMTPQYNQLLKDNNLSILIYNGDTDMACNFLGDEWFVDDLGIKSTRSHVPWYVDGQVAGFVKVFDKLTYTTIRGAGHMVPQWAPKYAFVMFEKFIHKKPFNN